In Candidatus Bipolaricaulota bacterium, the following are encoded in one genomic region:
- a CDS encoding alkaline phosphatase family protein encodes MNKVFVVGLDGVGFPVIDPWIAAGELPHLREYVQAGTIGELRSVIPPLTGPAWSSFQTGVNPGKHGIFGWTKQKPGGYGFRVVDSRDIAVPTVWELASAQGRKVISIGIPVTYPPRVVNGVIVPGMLTPRSDPAPTYPKAAYAELRRAAPGYRFFPECAHRFTVRAKVEELLTSARGRAAAARYFMTNHDWDLFVLHLQTTDKAQHDLWGMVRNGVDPVLTVFREVDRLVGELVETARGMGATVVFISDHGMGPEEYTFSVNTWLWQEGYLQLRGGLGGRLKRAMFRAGFTQRRLMSLGLALYPFAYRLGLANSFVDAVGDSVIARAIGALFLSFSDIDWGRTRAYSRADIGHVIVNLRGREPHGIVPEAERDSLVDELIERLNSVVNPDTGEPLLGEAYRREEVYSGPHLEEAPDIMFIPKDLRTIATGASGFYSNRLFDRPLLRANHRMDGIMIGIGKPFQAGTRIEGAQLIDLAPNLLYLLGCEIPRYMDGRLWDDAYLQGYVTAHPPRFSDLDLPGGAATVEASAADEEELKRRLRGLGYLS; translated from the coding sequence ATGAACAAGGTGTTCGTGGTCGGACTGGACGGGGTCGGATTCCCGGTGATCGACCCGTGGATCGCCGCAGGGGAGCTCCCCCACCTGCGGGAGTACGTGCAGGCTGGGACGATCGGGGAGCTGCGCAGCGTCATTCCGCCCCTGACCGGGCCGGCGTGGTCGAGCTTCCAGACCGGGGTCAATCCGGGGAAGCACGGGATATTCGGATGGACGAAGCAAAAGCCCGGTGGGTACGGATTTCGGGTGGTCGACTCCCGTGACATCGCTGTCCCCACGGTGTGGGAGCTCGCGAGCGCCCAGGGGCGCAAGGTGATCAGCATCGGGATTCCGGTCACCTATCCGCCCCGCGTCGTGAACGGGGTGATCGTGCCGGGGATGCTCACCCCGCGGTCCGACCCGGCCCCCACTTACCCCAAGGCCGCGTACGCCGAGCTGCGCCGTGCCGCGCCCGGGTACCGGTTCTTCCCGGAGTGCGCCCATCGGTTCACCGTCCGCGCCAAGGTGGAGGAGCTGCTCACGAGCGCGCGCGGCAGGGCCGCCGCCGCCCGCTATTTCATGACCAATCACGATTGGGACCTGTTCGTGCTCCACCTCCAGACAACGGACAAGGCGCAGCACGACCTGTGGGGCATGGTGCGGAACGGGGTCGACCCGGTTCTCACCGTATTCCGCGAGGTCGACCGGCTGGTGGGGGAGCTGGTGGAGACGGCGCGTGGGATGGGGGCGACGGTCGTGTTCATCTCTGACCATGGGATGGGGCCGGAAGAGTACACGTTCTCGGTCAACACCTGGCTGTGGCAGGAGGGCTACCTCCAGCTGCGGGGCGGGCTCGGAGGGAGGCTTAAGCGCGCGATGTTCCGCGCCGGGTTCACCCAGCGGCGACTGATGTCGCTTGGACTGGCGCTTTATCCGTTCGCCTACCGGCTTGGGCTGGCGAACTCGTTCGTCGATGCCGTCGGGGACAGCGTGATCGCCCGCGCGATCGGGGCGCTGTTCCTCTCGTTTTCCGACATCGACTGGGGCAGGACGCGCGCCTACTCCCGCGCCGATATCGGACACGTGATCGTCAACCTGCGCGGGCGTGAACCGCACGGGATCGTCCCCGAGGCGGAGCGGGACTCCCTCGTGGATGAGCTGATCGAACGGTTGAACTCCGTAGTAAACCCGGATACCGGCGAGCCGCTCCTCGGGGAGGCGTACCGTCGGGAGGAGGTCTACTCCGGTCCCCATTTGGAGGAGGCGCCGGACATCATGTTCATCCCCAAGGACCTGCGCACGATCGCCACCGGGGCGTCCGGGTTCTACTCGAACCGCCTGTTCGACCGCCCCCTCCTCCGCGCCAACCACCGCATGGACGGGATCATGATCGGGATAGGGAAGCCGTTCCAAGCGGGGACGAGAATCGAGGGAGCCCAGTTGATCGACCTCGCTCCCAACCTCCTCTACCTCCTCGGCTGCGAGATCCCGCGCTACATGGACGGACGCCTCTGGGACGACGCCTACTTGCAGGGATACGTGACTGCCCATCCTCCCCGGTTCTCTGATCTCGACCTCCCCGGCGGCGCGGCGACTGTGGAGGCATCAGCCGCCGACGAAGAGGAGCTGAAGCGGCGGCTGCGGGGGCTCGGCTATCTGAGCTAG